Proteins encoded together in one Cicer arietinum cultivar CDC Frontier isolate Library 1 chromosome 4, Cicar.CDCFrontier_v2.0, whole genome shotgun sequence window:
- the LOC140919948 gene encoding pentatricopeptide repeat-containing protein At2g44880-like: protein MRGRLDVEMNKVTVVSVLPAIVDLSSLDLGVWIHGFVQRNRLDEDVHVYALVDMYAKCGEIGKAKLLFEEMNEKDTSSWNALINGYGVNGCAKEALEVFAAMLREGFEPNEITMTSVLSACNHCGLVEEGRRCFKEMERFGIVPQIEHYGCMIDLLGRVGYLDEAENLIFCVVALSVASSV, encoded by the coding sequence ATGAGGGGACGTTTGGATGTGGAAATGAATAAAGTGACGGTTGTGAGTGTTCTTCCTGCTATTGTTGATTTGAGTTCTTTGGATTTGGGTGTTTGGATTCATGGGTTTGTGCAAAGGAACCgacttgatgaagatgttcatgtgtatgctttggttgatatgtatgcaaaatgtggggaaattggaaaagctaaattgctttttgaggagatgaatgaaaaagatacatcatcgtggaatgctttgataaatggttatggtgtcaatggttgtgcgaaggaagcgttagaagtattcgcagcaatgttacgggaaggatttgaaccaaatgagataacaatgactagtgtgttatctgcttgcaaccattgtggtttggtagaggaaggaagaagatgcttcaaagaaatggagagatttggaattgtgcctcagattgagcattatggttgtatgattgaccttctaggaagggttggatacttggatgaggctgaaaatttgatcttctgtgttgtcgctctgtctgttgcttcttctgtttga
- the LOC101497738 gene encoding pentatricopeptide repeat-containing protein At4g18520, chloroplastic-like, with amino-acid sequence MLAQHQVIPNLFCLSDCVCLIICMALREGLEVHCVVLKNGFCVNLYVGTSLVEMFVRSLVSWTAVIVGFARCGDMSEARKLFDVMPDRDIAASNVMIDGYVKMGCMDLARDLFDKMKDKNVISWTSMVHGYCEDDDVVAARFMFDCMPVKNVLSWNAMIRGYCENRRPHDALKLF; translated from the coding sequence atgctcgcacagcaccaggttatccctaatttattttgtctcagtgattgtgtttgtctcattatttgtatggctttgagagaaggtttggaggttcattgtgttgttttgaaaaatgggttttgtgttaatttgtatgttgggacttctttggttgaaatgtttgtgagaagtttggtttcttggactgctgttattgttgggtttgctaggtgtggggatatgagtgaggccaggaagctttttgatgttatgcctgatagagatattgctgcttctaatgttatgattgatgggtatgtgaaaatggggtgtatggatttggcgagggatttgtttgataagatgaaggataagaatgttatttcttggactagtatggttcatggttattgtgaggatgatgatgttgtggcggctaggtttatgtttgattgtatgcctgtcaagaatGTGCTTAGTTGGAATGCGATGATTAGGGGATATTGTGAGAATAGACGACCGCACGATGCGTTGAAGTTGTTTTGA